A single region of the Brachypodium distachyon strain Bd21 chromosome 3, Brachypodium_distachyon_v3.0, whole genome shotgun sequence genome encodes:
- the LOC100825931 gene encoding protein GLUTAMINE DUMPER 1: MRPIAGPAPTPAAAAAGVSAWQSPVPYLFGGLAAMMGLIALALLILACSYLKLNSYLGTGRASSSSAATGGVEGGDGAKSPAAAAPASPAAFADLVAVVMAGEKMPTFLAAPVVRRLVAGGEDSRETTENEKRRVVAVRSP; encoded by the coding sequence ATGAGGCCGATAGCtgggccggcgccgacgcccgcagccgccgcggccggcgtcTCGGCCTGGCAGTCGCCGGTGCCGTACCTCTTCGGCGGGCTGGCGGCCATGATGGGCCTCATCGCGCTGGCGCTCCTCATCCTCGCCTGCTCCTACTTGAAGCTCAACAGCTACCTCGGCACCGGCCgcgcatcctcctcctccgccgccaccggcggcgttgaaggcggcgacggcgctaagtcgccggcggccgcggccccgGCGTCTCCGGCTGCCTTCGCGgacctcgtcgccgtcgtcatGGCCGGGGAGAAGATGCCCACGTTCCTGGCCGCGCCGGTCGTTCGCCGGCTCGTGGCCGGAGGAGAAGACTCGCGGGAGACGACGGAGAATGAGAAGAGGAGGGTGGTAGCGGTACGGTCACCGTGA